The Phoenix dactylifera cultivar Barhee BC4 chromosome 17, palm_55x_up_171113_PBpolish2nd_filt_p, whole genome shotgun sequence genome contains a region encoding:
- the LOC103714872 gene encoding P-loop NTPase domain-containing protein LPA1-like isoform X1 — MADRAPPPTKTLTLPVFHSCYTPFLSAQGLLEMAEVPKLLYIVVVDEGARGGDEKDSLSFRYTRPVLQSTLQLMGCKARHAFKISRRVFEVMRSEHITKSDASESSSSKENEQRLAGCSSQEEVSSHSTQEAVDTSSTIPFELYKRLTTVVVTRENFLNVVCDALSMYKYVGPNQRADLLLACRIRERKESVTVLLCGTSGCGKSTLSALLGSRLGVTTVISTDSIRHMMRSFVDEKQNPLLWASTYHAGECLDPVAVAKAKAKRKAKKRAVVSHPMVKEELSDGTLNEKSDGRSTDPVSGTELIGKKQMAIEGFKAQSEMVIESLDRLITAWEERKESVVVEGVHLSLNFVMGLMKKHPSIIPFMIYITNEDKHMERFAVRAKYMTLDPAKNKYVKYIRNIRTIQEYLCNRADKHLVPKINNTNVDRSVAAIHATVFGCLRRREAGDQLYDPTTNTVSVIREEYRNQCAANSLSSKGMFQLIQRNGSFRHLMALVNTDGSVAKAWPVESVGHGKATSGKGIEKFVGNPMYGPLQIGKAEPVNLQFGNFGISAWPSDTGGTSHTGSIDDSRADGTDTGSRYYSSCCSSPKMSDGPAKELKEEQSVSGSEEEADDPPDVDSDEDLSDSKEIHEELEGSVDENSTKSDEEYDDLAMRDGLENGYWSDDDEGPNNEWKLADEKRRTVDNLGTIEKYQHNLDLFLKISEDVTEPPYSYSLLSEKGSDMKMRKRSMSDSFRFQGRTQSISAIGESGSSMYRGPVLSVAPQR, encoded by the exons ATGGCGGATCGAGCCCCCCCTCCTacaaaaaccctaaccctacccGTCTTCCATTCCTGCTATACCCCCTTCCTATCCGCCCAG GGGTTATTGGAGATGGCGGAGGTACCGAAGCTGCTGTACATTGTGGTCGTGGACGAGGGAGCGAGGGGAGGGGACGAGAAGGACAGCTTGTCGTTCCGGTACACGCGGCCGGTGCTGCAGAGCACGCTCCAGCTCATGGGATGCAAGGCTCGCCATGCCTTCAAG ATTAGCCGGAGAGTATTTGAAGTGATGAGGAGTGAACACATAACAAAATCTGATGCCTCGGAAAGCTCTTCTAGCAAAGAAAATGAACAGCGCCTAGCTGGTTGCTCGAGTCAGGAGGAGGTCAGCAGCCACTCGACTCAAGAGGCTGTAGATACAAGTAGCACAATACCATTTGAGCTGTACAAAAGACTAACAACTGTCGTTGTTACAAGAGAGAACTTTCTAAACGTTGTCTGTGATGCTCTGTCCATGTATAAGTATGTTGGTCCCAATCAAAGAGCAGATTTGCTCCTGGCATGCAG AATTCGTGAAAGGAAGGAATCTGTGACAGTTCTTTTGTGCGGCACAAGTGGGTGTGGCAAATCTACTTTGTCAGCTTTGCTG GGTAGCAGATTGGGTGTCACAACTGTAATTTCTACTGATTCGATACGCCACATGATGAGGAGCTTTGTGGATGAAAAGCAAAATCCACTTCTTTGGGCGTCAACATATCATGCTGGCGAATGCTTAGATCCAGTGGCAGTTGCCAAAGCAAAGGCTAAACGAAAAGCAAAGAAACGTGCTGTTGTTTCTCATCCGATGGTTAAGGAGGAATTATCTGATGGTACTTTAAATGAAAAATCTGATGGTCGATCCACAGATCCAGTCTCCGGAACTGAGTTGATTGGCAAAAAGCAAATGGCTATCGAGGGATTCAAAGCACAAAGTGAAATGGTTATCGAAAGCCTTGATCGGTTGATCACTGCATGGGAAGAACGAAAAGAATCTGTTGTTGTTGAGGGTGTCCACCTAAGCCTCAATTTTGTG ATGGGGCTTATGAAGAAGCATCCTTCAATTATTCCTTTCATGATTTACATTACCAATGAGGACAAACACATGGAACGATTTGCAGTACGTGCAAAATACATGACCCTGGATCCGgccaaaaataaatatgttaAGTACATCCGCAATATCAGAACAATCCAGGAGTATCTCTGCAATCGAGCTGACAAGCATCTGGtgccaaaaataaataatacaaaTGTTGACCGGAGTGTGGCAGCCATTCATGCCACTGTGTTCGGTTGCCTACGTAGACGAGAGGCAGGAGACCAGCTGTATGATCCAACTACTAATACAGTGTCTGTAATACGTGAAGAGTATAGAAACCAATGTGCTGCCAACTCTCTGAGTTCAAAGGGAATGTTTCAATTGATCCAGAGAAACGGGTCTTTTAGGCATTTGATGGCGCTTGTTAATACGGATGGATCTGTCGCCAAGGCTTGGCCTGTCGAGTCAGTTGGTCATGGGAAGGCCACATCTGGAAAGGGCATTGAGAAGTTTGTGGGAAACCCTATGTATGGCCCCTTGCAGATTGGGAAGGCAGAGCCCGTTAATCTTCAGTTTGGTAATTTTGGGATCAGTGCATGGCCAAGTGACACAGGGGGTACAAGTCATACAGGAAGCATTGATGACTCAAGGGCTGATGGCACTGATACTGGTAGTAGATATTATTCTTCCTGTTGCAGCTCTCCAAAGATGTCAGATGGACCTGCTAAAGAG CTCAAGGAGGAACAGTCTGTGTCtggtagtgaagaagaagctgATGATCCACCTGATGTGGACAGTGATGAGGACCTAAGTGACAGCAAGGAGATCCATGAGGAG TTGGAAGGTTCTGTTGATGAGAACTCAACCAAGTCTGACGAGGAGTATGACGACTTAGCCATGCGCGATGGCCTGGAGAATGGCTACTggtcggatgatgatgagggCCCAAACAATGAATGGAAACTAGCAGATGAGAAAAGGCGAACAGTAGATAACTTGGGAACGATAGAGAAGTACCAACACAATCTGGATCTCTTCTTGAAGATAAGCGAGGATGTCACCGAACCGCCATATTCCTACTCCCTGCTCTCTGAGAAAGGTTCGGACATGAAAATGAGGAAGCGTTCGATGAGCGACTCTTTTAGATTCCAAGGCCGGACGCAAAGCATTTCGGCCATAGGTGAGTCTGGGTCGTCGATGTACAGGGGCCCGGTCCTTTCAGTAGCACCTCAGAGGTAA
- the LOC103714872 gene encoding P-loop NTPase domain-containing protein LPA1-like isoform X2 — translation MMRSFVDEKQNPLLWASTYHAGECLDPVAVAKAKAKRKAKKRAVVSHPMVKEELSDGTLNEKSDGRSTDPVSGTELIGKKQMAIEGFKAQSEMVIESLDRLITAWEERKESVVVEGVHLSLNFVMGLMKKHPSIIPFMIYITNEDKHMERFAVRAKYMTLDPAKNKYVKYIRNIRTIQEYLCNRADKHLVPKINNTNVDRSVAAIHATVFGCLRRREAGDQLYDPTTNTVSVIREEYRNQCAANSLSSKGMFQLIQRNGSFRHLMALVNTDGSVAKAWPVESVGHGKATSGKGIEKFVGNPMYGPLQIGKAEPVNLQFGNFGISAWPSDTGGTSHTGSIDDSRADGTDTGSRYYSSCCSSPKMSDGPAKELKEEQSVSGSEEEADDPPDVDSDEDLSDSKEIHEELEGSVDENSTKSDEEYDDLAMRDGLENGYWSDDDEGPNNEWKLADEKRRTVDNLGTIEKYQHNLDLFLKISEDVTEPPYSYSLLSEKGSDMKMRKRSMSDSFRFQGRTQSISAIGESGSSMYRGPVLSVAPQR, via the exons ATGATGAGGAGCTTTGTGGATGAAAAGCAAAATCCACTTCTTTGGGCGTCAACATATCATGCTGGCGAATGCTTAGATCCAGTGGCAGTTGCCAAAGCAAAGGCTAAACGAAAAGCAAAGAAACGTGCTGTTGTTTCTCATCCGATGGTTAAGGAGGAATTATCTGATGGTACTTTAAATGAAAAATCTGATGGTCGATCCACAGATCCAGTCTCCGGAACTGAGTTGATTGGCAAAAAGCAAATGGCTATCGAGGGATTCAAAGCACAAAGTGAAATGGTTATCGAAAGCCTTGATCGGTTGATCACTGCATGGGAAGAACGAAAAGAATCTGTTGTTGTTGAGGGTGTCCACCTAAGCCTCAATTTTGTG ATGGGGCTTATGAAGAAGCATCCTTCAATTATTCCTTTCATGATTTACATTACCAATGAGGACAAACACATGGAACGATTTGCAGTACGTGCAAAATACATGACCCTGGATCCGgccaaaaataaatatgttaAGTACATCCGCAATATCAGAACAATCCAGGAGTATCTCTGCAATCGAGCTGACAAGCATCTGGtgccaaaaataaataatacaaaTGTTGACCGGAGTGTGGCAGCCATTCATGCCACTGTGTTCGGTTGCCTACGTAGACGAGAGGCAGGAGACCAGCTGTATGATCCAACTACTAATACAGTGTCTGTAATACGTGAAGAGTATAGAAACCAATGTGCTGCCAACTCTCTGAGTTCAAAGGGAATGTTTCAATTGATCCAGAGAAACGGGTCTTTTAGGCATTTGATGGCGCTTGTTAATACGGATGGATCTGTCGCCAAGGCTTGGCCTGTCGAGTCAGTTGGTCATGGGAAGGCCACATCTGGAAAGGGCATTGAGAAGTTTGTGGGAAACCCTATGTATGGCCCCTTGCAGATTGGGAAGGCAGAGCCCGTTAATCTTCAGTTTGGTAATTTTGGGATCAGTGCATGGCCAAGTGACACAGGGGGTACAAGTCATACAGGAAGCATTGATGACTCAAGGGCTGATGGCACTGATACTGGTAGTAGATATTATTCTTCCTGTTGCAGCTCTCCAAAGATGTCAGATGGACCTGCTAAAGAG CTCAAGGAGGAACAGTCTGTGTCtggtagtgaagaagaagctgATGATCCACCTGATGTGGACAGTGATGAGGACCTAAGTGACAGCAAGGAGATCCATGAGGAG TTGGAAGGTTCTGTTGATGAGAACTCAACCAAGTCTGACGAGGAGTATGACGACTTAGCCATGCGCGATGGCCTGGAGAATGGCTACTggtcggatgatgatgagggCCCAAACAATGAATGGAAACTAGCAGATGAGAAAAGGCGAACAGTAGATAACTTGGGAACGATAGAGAAGTACCAACACAATCTGGATCTCTTCTTGAAGATAAGCGAGGATGTCACCGAACCGCCATATTCCTACTCCCTGCTCTCTGAGAAAGGTTCGGACATGAAAATGAGGAAGCGTTCGATGAGCGACTCTTTTAGATTCCAAGGCCGGACGCAAAGCATTTCGGCCATAGGTGAGTCTGGGTCGTCGATGTACAGGGGCCCGGTCCTTTCAGTAGCACCTCAGAGGTAA